From the genome of Haloarcula limicola, one region includes:
- a CDS encoding PAS domain-containing sensor histidine kinase, producing MDDKQVVRILFADGSGRLDVLAGQLAERGFEIDHVTDPESLAETDTDGYDLVVVVHDETTTPKRDGVAGVETAIAAVDCPVVLYAIGFPGAAVAVEALEAGAADAVYVPPERGELLAHRLRCAATGDDGFDSAERLLADFFEHFPEDVYVKDDHGRFAVGSRPTTQPQGYDRDQLAGLTDYELLHPDLADALYEQERRIRERGEPQVDVVEHYVEDGRDRWVTSTKVPRYDAGGNVTGIVGGTRDVTRSRRRERLVAMLHEGSRDLMRAETRAAVCRATTELADDIAALPSVQVALYDGQTLRPSVTTDERETAFDRYERWFWRSFETSDPQYVTTEPNGRTVRTDAADPSAIDAVVLPLGRHGALGMWPDDPLDEFTLELANVLGATVEASLDRAQREQELREREAELERQNERLEEFATMVSHDLRNPLQIAFGAAEMLDAEGEHGDRLYAALSQMNRLVDELLTLAREGEIVGERTPVEVASLAEAAWGALDTGAATLELDGAGTVLADRDRLRELFENLFWVLLRQADGRTIRVGRLGDDGLYIEQADGDGSTEADPSATRPLDTDDWTQYGRYIVSTIAEAYGWTVTSADTDGRYTRFEITGVTVR from the coding sequence GTGGACGACAAACAGGTGGTTCGGATCCTGTTCGCGGACGGGAGTGGACGACTCGACGTCTTAGCGGGTCAACTCGCCGAACGCGGGTTCGAGATCGACCACGTGACCGACCCGGAATCGCTCGCCGAGACCGACACCGACGGGTACGACCTCGTGGTCGTCGTCCACGACGAGACGACGACGCCGAAACGGGATGGCGTCGCCGGCGTCGAGACGGCGATCGCGGCCGTCGACTGCCCGGTCGTGCTCTACGCTATCGGCTTTCCGGGAGCCGCGGTCGCCGTCGAGGCCCTCGAGGCGGGGGCCGCCGACGCCGTGTACGTCCCGCCCGAACGCGGCGAACTGCTGGCGCATCGACTGCGCTGTGCGGCGACCGGCGACGACGGGTTCGACTCGGCGGAGCGACTGCTCGCGGACTTCTTCGAGCACTTTCCGGAAGACGTCTACGTCAAGGACGACCACGGCCGCTTCGCCGTGGGCAGTCGGCCGACGACACAGCCACAGGGGTACGACCGCGACCAGCTAGCGGGGCTCACGGACTACGAACTGCTCCATCCCGACCTCGCCGACGCGCTCTACGAGCAGGAGCGCCGCATCCGCGAACGGGGGGAGCCACAGGTCGACGTCGTCGAACACTACGTCGAGGACGGACGGGACCGCTGGGTGACGTCGACGAAGGTTCCGAGATACGACGCCGGGGGGAACGTCACCGGCATCGTCGGCGGCACGCGCGACGTGACGCGGTCGCGCCGTCGCGAGCGCCTCGTGGCGATGCTTCACGAGGGGAGCCGAGACCTGATGCGAGCGGAGACGCGGGCCGCCGTCTGCCGGGCGACGACGGAACTCGCGGACGACATCGCGGCGCTCCCGTCGGTTCAGGTCGCGCTCTACGACGGCCAGACGCTCCGCCCGAGTGTGACGACCGACGAGCGGGAGACGGCGTTCGACCGGTACGAACGGTGGTTCTGGCGGAGTTTCGAGACGAGCGACCCGCAGTACGTCACGACCGAGCCGAACGGTCGGACGGTCCGCACCGACGCGGCCGACCCGTCGGCGATCGACGCCGTCGTCCTGCCGCTCGGCCGACACGGCGCGCTGGGGATGTGGCCGGACGACCCCCTCGACGAGTTCACGCTGGAGTTGGCGAACGTGCTCGGCGCGACCGTCGAGGCGTCGCTCGACCGGGCGCAGCGAGAACAGGAACTCAGAGAGCGCGAGGCGGAGCTGGAGCGCCAGAACGAGCGCCTCGAGGAGTTCGCGACGATGGTCAGTCACGACCTGCGCAACCCACTGCAGATCGCGTTCGGCGCGGCCGAGATGTTAGACGCCGAAGGCGAGCACGGAGACCGCCTCTACGCCGCGCTCTCTCAGATGAACCGCCTCGTCGACGAGCTGCTGACGCTCGCGCGAGAGGGCGAGATCGTCGGGGAGCGAACGCCGGTCGAGGTCGCTTCGCTGGCCGAGGCCGCGTGGGGCGCGCTCGATACCGGTGCCGCCACGCTGGAACTGGACGGCGCCGGGACCGTCCTCGCCGACCGCGACCGCCTCCGCGAGCTGTTCGAGAACCTCTTCTGGGTGTTGCTGCGGCAGGCCGACGGCCGTACGATCCGGGTCGGCCGCCTCGGTGACGACGGCCTCTACATCGAACAGGCCGACGGCGACGGATCGACCGAGGCCGACCCGTCGGCGACGCGCCCGCTCGACACCGACGACTGGACCCAGTACGGCCGCTACATCGTCTCGACGATCGCGGAGGCCTACGGCTGGACCGTGACGAGCGCCGACACCGACGGCCGGTACACTCGCTTCGAGATAACGGGGGTGACGGTCCGGTGA
- a CDS encoding ATP-binding protein, translating into MTADSDGRTTTATAPIGVSCVDPDGRLRPVVAALRAVDDVAVSVVGDVAAVEGNSDCCVLLHAPETETHDAVDGLAQLDEFVEAHPGVPVAVYGVDIESAMMTTREFARRVVDHGGDAAMTMAGERTELIVRRIKQVAGFEEHFQSDAALLDSLLESFPHQLFVKDDVGRFVDTSAVTAREYDFDREALMGLTDYELMPMSLAEDLYEEEQRIMATEEPMLNKVEHYVDAEGHSRWVNTTKAPRYDRAGAVTGIVGGTRDITEEKRQEHVVRAVHEASRDLVRAGDRTEIGDVTASIAEDIPALPRVQLVLADRTTGELQPVESDGEPSIYARYAEWCERAHERAEALFVLEDGSDAVTDWDAIERPAAALVPLGSHGVFGVTTGERTIDEFTYELANIFAANVEAALDRAERERELEHQNERLEEFTSIVSHDLRNPLSVASSSIELAKDDPKPAHLERADRALDRMEQLTEELLTLAKKGQTVGETDRVQLREAVLDTRESVSDQRANIVTEELATIEADRSRLVELLENLFRNAVEHGPADETDAVTVTVGMLADGFYVEDDGVGVPESEREAVFEMGYTGSDGGTGYGLYIVETIADAHGWSVRATESESGGARFEFTGVIR; encoded by the coding sequence GTGACCGCCGATAGCGACGGTCGAACGACGACGGCCACCGCGCCCATAGGCGTCTCCTGTGTCGACCCCGACGGGCGGCTCCGACCGGTCGTTGCCGCGCTCCGAGCGGTCGACGACGTCGCCGTCTCCGTCGTCGGCGACGTAGCTGCCGTCGAGGGAAACTCGGACTGCTGCGTGCTGTTACACGCGCCCGAGACCGAGACGCACGACGCCGTCGACGGGCTGGCGCAACTCGACGAGTTCGTCGAGGCGCACCCGGGCGTTCCGGTCGCCGTCTACGGCGTCGACATCGAATCGGCGATGATGACGACCCGGGAGTTCGCCCGTCGAGTCGTCGACCACGGCGGCGACGCCGCGATGACGATGGCCGGCGAGCGAACGGAACTCATCGTTCGGCGGATCAAGCAGGTCGCCGGTTTCGAGGAGCACTTCCAGTCGGACGCGGCGCTGTTGGACTCGCTCTTGGAGTCCTTTCCTCACCAACTGTTCGTCAAGGACGACGTGGGCCGCTTCGTCGACACCAGCGCCGTCACGGCGCGGGAGTACGACTTCGACCGCGAGGCGCTGATGGGGCTCACGGACTACGAGCTCATGCCGATGAGCCTCGCCGAGGACCTCTACGAGGAGGAACAGCGGATCATGGCGACCGAGGAGCCAATGCTCAACAAGGTCGAACACTACGTCGACGCCGAGGGCCACAGCCGGTGGGTCAACACGACGAAAGCCCCCCGTTACGATCGGGCCGGAGCGGTGACCGGCATCGTCGGCGGCACGCGCGATATCACCGAGGAGAAGCGACAGGAGCACGTCGTCCGGGCGGTCCACGAGGCCAGCCGCGACCTCGTCCGGGCGGGCGACCGAACCGAGATCGGCGACGTGACCGCCTCGATCGCCGAGGACATCCCGGCGCTCCCGCGCGTGCAACTCGTCCTCGCGGACAGGACGACCGGGGAGCTGCAGCCGGTCGAGTCCGACGGCGAGCCGTCCATCTACGCCCGGTACGCCGAGTGGTGCGAACGCGCCCACGAGCGGGCCGAGGCGCTGTTCGTCCTCGAAGACGGGAGCGACGCGGTCACCGACTGGGACGCCATCGAGCGACCGGCGGCGGCGCTCGTCCCGCTCGGCTCGCACGGCGTCTTCGGCGTCACGACGGGCGAGCGGACGATCGACGAGTTCACGTACGAACTCGCGAACATCTTCGCCGCGAACGTCGAGGCGGCGCTCGACCGCGCCGAGCGCGAACGCGAACTCGAACACCAGAACGAGCGCTTAGAGGAGTTCACGAGCATCGTCAGTCACGACCTCCGCAACCCGCTCAGCGTCGCCAGTTCCTCCATCGAACTCGCGAAGGATGACCCGAAGCCGGCCCATCTGGAACGAGCCGACCGCGCGCTCGACAGGATGGAACAGCTGACCGAGGAACTGCTGACGCTCGCGAAGAAGGGGCAGACGGTCGGCGAGACCGATCGCGTTCAGCTGCGAGAGGCCGTCCTCGACACTCGCGAGAGCGTCTCCGACCAGCGCGCTAATATAGTCACCGAGGAACTGGCGACCATCGAGGCCGATCGCTCCCGACTGGTAGAGCTACTGGAGAACCTGTTTCGGAATGCCGTCGAACACGGACCGGCAGACGAGACCGATGCGGTGACGGTCACCGTCGGGATGCTCGCCGACGGCTTCTACGTCGAGGACGACGGCGTCGGGGTCCCGGAGAGCGAGCGCGAGGCGGTGTTCGAGATGGGCTACACGGGCAGCGATGGGGGGACGGGGTACGGTCTCTACATCGTCGAGACCATCGCGGACGCCCACGGGTGGTCCGTCCGCGCCACGGAGAGCGAATCGGGCGGCGCGCGTTTCGAGTTCACCGGCGTCATCCGGTGA
- a CDS encoding DNA polymerase II large subunit, translating into MREADERYFETLETELDAAMAVAERARERGGDPKPEVEIPTARDMADRVENILGIDGVAERVRELEGEMSREEAALELVDDFVDGSVGDYDTREGKIEGAVRTAVALLTEGVVAAPIEGIDRVELLENDDGTEFINVYYAGPIRSAGGTAQALSVLVADYARALLGIEQYEARQEEIGRYAEEIDLYDKDTGLQYSPKEKETKFIAEHMPIMLDGEATGDEEVSGYRDLERVDSNSARGGMCLVLAEGIALKAPKIQRYTRNLDEVDWPWLQDLIDGTIGESESEADDGAASDDASGDAAGDADGESGGADGDDEVADESEERPGPPRVDPAKKYLRDLIAGRPVFSHPSKSGGFRLRYGRARNHGFATAGVHPATMHLVDDFLATGTQIKTERPGKAAGVVPVDTIEGPTVRLANGDVRRIDDAEEALEVRNGVEKILDLGEYLVNFGEFVENNHPLAPASYTVEWWEQDFEAAGADVAAMRDSPHIDLADPSADEALEWATEYDAPLHPKYTYLWHDVSVEQMAALADAIEGAEVAATDGAVVRDDGDRRATTGDLVLSRSGPVQTALEHLLVEHTQDGDRLVVSDWLPLVRTLGFSRSLERDWTRSDISERAKTYGEGEATDAIGYSPEENDGDGLNAVLAVNEVSPFEVRERAPTRIGNRMGRPEKSERRDLSPAVHTLFPIGEAGGSQRSVADATKHADSMSETPGRVDVEVAHRRCPACGTETHEARCPECDQIAETVYVCPDCEMEVEPDESGRAECGRCETLASPTQYKELDLQSIYRDALETVGERETAFEKLKAVKGLTSAEKLPEPMEKGVLRAKHDVSAFKDGTVRYDMTDLPVTAVRPAELDVEPDRLRHLGYETDIHGDPLTRADQLVELKVQDIVLSDGAAEHMLKTADFVDDLLEQYYGLGPYYEFEEREELVGELVFGMAPHTSAATVGRVVGFTSAAVGYAHPYFHAAKRRNCDGDEDCVMLLMDGLLNFSKSYLPDKRGGQMDAPLVMSSRIDPSEIDDEAHNMDIMDTYPREFYEATRELADPAEVEDVMKIAEETLGTDREYTDFRHTHDTTNIAAGPDLSAYKTLGSMEDKMDAQLSISRKLRAVVESDVAERIIEYHFLPDLIGNLRAFSRQEVRCLDCGESYRRMPLTGDCRECGGRVNLTVHEGSVNKYIDTAIRVADEFGARDYTKQRLKILERSIESVFENDHNKQSGIADFM; encoded by the coding sequence ATGCGCGAGGCCGACGAGCGGTACTTCGAGACGCTGGAGACGGAACTCGACGCGGCGATGGCCGTCGCCGAGCGCGCCCGCGAGCGCGGCGGCGACCCGAAGCCGGAAGTCGAGATCCCGACCGCGCGCGACATGGCCGACCGCGTCGAGAACATCCTCGGCATCGACGGCGTCGCAGAGCGCGTCCGCGAACTCGAAGGCGAGATGTCCCGCGAGGAGGCCGCGCTGGAACTCGTCGACGACTTCGTCGACGGCAGCGTCGGTGACTACGACACCCGCGAGGGGAAGATAGAGGGCGCCGTTCGAACCGCCGTCGCCCTGCTGACCGAGGGCGTGGTCGCCGCGCCCATCGAGGGCATCGACCGCGTCGAGTTGCTCGAGAACGACGACGGGACGGAGTTCATCAACGTCTACTACGCCGGCCCGATCCGCTCGGCGGGCGGGACCGCACAGGCCCTCTCCGTCCTCGTCGCCGACTACGCCCGCGCGCTGCTGGGCATCGAACAGTACGAGGCCCGCCAGGAGGAGATCGGCCGCTACGCCGAGGAGATAGACCTCTACGACAAGGACACCGGCCTCCAGTACTCCCCGAAGGAGAAGGAGACGAAGTTCATCGCCGAGCACATGCCCATCATGCTCGACGGGGAGGCCACCGGCGACGAGGAGGTCTCGGGGTATCGGGACCTCGAACGGGTGGACTCGAACTCCGCCCGCGGCGGGATGTGTCTCGTCCTCGCGGAGGGGATCGCCCTGAAAGCCCCGAAGATCCAGCGCTACACCCGCAATCTCGACGAGGTCGACTGGCCGTGGCTGCAGGACCTCATCGACGGCACCATCGGAGAGAGCGAGAGCGAGGCCGACGACGGGGCGGCCTCGGACGACGCGAGCGGCGACGCCGCGGGCGATGCGGACGGCGAGAGCGGAGGGGCCGACGGCGACGACGAGGTAGCCGACGAGAGCGAGGAGCGGCCCGGCCCGCCGCGGGTCGATCCCGCCAAGAAGTACCTCCGGGACCTCATCGCCGGTCGGCCGGTGTTCTCGCATCCCTCGAAATCGGGCGGCTTCCGCCTGCGCTACGGCCGGGCGCGCAACCACGGCTTCGCCACCGCCGGCGTCCATCCGGCGACGATGCACCTGGTCGACGACTTCCTCGCGACCGGGACCCAGATAAAGACCGAGCGGCCCGGGAAAGCCGCCGGGGTCGTCCCCGTCGACACCATCGAGGGGCCGACGGTGCGACTGGCCAACGGCGACGTGCGCCGCATCGACGACGCCGAGGAAGCTCTCGAAGTCCGCAACGGCGTCGAGAAGATCCTCGACCTCGGCGAGTACCTCGTCAACTTCGGCGAGTTCGTCGAGAACAACCACCCGCTCGCGCCGGCCTCCTACACCGTCGAGTGGTGGGAGCAGGACTTCGAGGCCGCCGGCGCGGACGTCGCCGCGATGCGGGACTCCCCGCACATCGACTTGGCCGACCCCAGCGCCGACGAGGCCCTGGAGTGGGCCACCGAGTACGACGCGCCGCTGCACCCGAAGTACACCTACCTCTGGCACGACGTGAGCGTCGAACAGATGGCGGCGCTCGCCGACGCGATCGAGGGGGCGGAAGTCGCCGCGACAGACGGTGCTGTAGTTCGAGACGACGGCGACCGGCGAGCCACCACCGGCGACCTCGTCCTCTCGCGGAGCGGCCCGGTCCAGACGGCGCTCGAACACCTGCTGGTCGAGCACACGCAAGACGGGGACCGACTCGTCGTCTCCGACTGGCTGCCGCTGGTGCGCACGCTGGGCTTCTCGCGCTCGCTCGAACGCGACTGGACGCGCTCGGATATCTCCGAGCGCGCGAAGACCTACGGCGAGGGCGAGGCGACCGACGCCATCGGCTACTCGCCCGAGGAGAACGACGGCGACGGACTGAACGCCGTCCTCGCGGTCAACGAGGTCTCGCCCTTCGAAGTCCGGGAGCGGGCACCGACCCGCATCGGCAACCGGATGGGCCGTCCGGAGAAATCCGAGCGCCGGGACCTCTCGCCGGCGGTCCACACCCTCTTTCCCATCGGCGAGGCCGGCGGCTCCCAGCGCAGCGTCGCCGACGCGACCAAGCACGCCGACTCGATGAGCGAGACGCCGGGCCGCGTCGACGTGGAGGTGGCCCACCGCCGCTGTCCCGCCTGCGGCACCGAGACCCACGAGGCCCGCTGCCCGGAGTGCGACCAGATCGCCGAGACGGTGTACGTCTGTCCCGACTGCGAGATGGAGGTAGAACCCGACGAGTCCGGCCGCGCCGAGTGCGGCCGCTGTGAGACGCTCGCTTCGCCGACCCAGTACAAGGAACTGGACTTACAGTCCATCTACCGGGACGCCCTCGAAACCGTCGGCGAGCGCGAGACGGCCTTCGAGAAACTGAAGGCGGTCAAGGGACTCACCTCCGCCGAGAAACTGCCCGAGCCGATGGAGAAGGGCGTCCTGCGGGCGAAGCACGACGTCTCGGCGTTCAAGGACGGCACCGTCCGCTACGACATGACCGACCTCCCGGTGACGGCCGTTCGGCCCGCCGAACTCGACGTGGAACCGGACCGCCTGCGTCACCTCGGCTACGAGACGGACATCCACGGCGACCCGCTCACCCGCGCCGACCAGCTGGTCGAACTGAAGGTGCAGGACATCGTCCTCTCTGACGGCGCGGCCGAACACATGCTCAAGACCGCCGACTTCGTCGACGACCTCTTGGAGCAGTACTACGGCCTCGGGCCGTACTACGAGTTCGAGGAGCGCGAGGAACTGGTCGGCGAACTCGTCTTCGGGATGGCTCCCCACACCAGCGCCGCGACGGTCGGCCGAGTCGTCGGGTTCACCTCGGCCGCCGTCGGCTACGCGCATCCGTACTTTCACGCCGCGAAACGTCGGAATTGCGACGGCGACGAGGACTGCGTGATGCTCCTGATGGACGGCCTGCTGAACTTCAGCAAGTCCTACCTCCCCGACAAGCGCGGCGGGCAGATGGACGCGCCGCTCGTGATGTCCTCCCGCATCGACCCGAGCGAGATCGACGACGAGGCGCACAACATGGACATCATGGACACGTATCCCCGCGAGTTCTACGAGGCCACCCGCGAACTCGCCGACCCCGCCGAGGTCGAGGACGTGATGAAGATCGCCGAGGAGACGCTCGGCACCGACCGCGAGTACACCGACTTCCGGCACACCCACGACACGACGAACATCGCCGCGGGACCGGACCTCTCGGCGTACAAGACGCTGGGGTCGATGGAGGACAAGATGGACGCCCAACTATCAATCTCGCGGAAACTGCGGGCCGTCGTCGAATCGGACGTGGCCGAGCGCATCATCGAGTACCACTTCCTGCCGGACCTCATCGGCAACCTCCGGGCGTTCTCCAGACAGGAGGTCCGCTGTCTGGACTGCGGAGAGTCCTATCGACGGATGCCGCTCACGGGCGACTGCCGGGAGTGCGGCGGCCGCGTGAACCTCACTGTCCACGAGGGGTCGGTCAACAAGTACATCGACACGGCCATCCGCGTCGCCGACGAGTTCGGCGCTCGCGATTACACGAAACAGCGCCTGAAGATTTTGGAGCGGTCCATCGAGTCCGTCTTCGAGAACGACCACAACAAACAGTCCGGCATCGCCGACTTCATGTAG
- a CDS encoding PPC domain-containing DNA-binding protein, whose translation MDYREVDTASEYVCRLDHGADWRGQIEEFAAERDIDAAFFYGLGAVQDAEVLFYDQDRQEYDAIEFDEPLEVATCVGNVSHLNDERFAHTHAVLSRPDGTALAGHLDRATVFAGELYVRAFDTHLEREHDEPTDLDLWNL comes from the coding sequence ATGGATTATCGGGAGGTCGACACGGCCTCGGAGTACGTCTGCCGACTGGACCACGGCGCGGACTGGCGGGGACAGATAGAGGAGTTCGCCGCCGAACGGGACATCGACGCGGCCTTCTTCTACGGTCTGGGCGCGGTACAGGACGCCGAAGTGCTGTTCTACGACCAAGACCGACAGGAGTACGACGCGATCGAGTTCGACGAACCGCTGGAGGTCGCGACCTGCGTCGGGAACGTCTCGCATCTGAACGACGAGCGGTTCGCGCACACGCACGCGGTGCTCTCGCGGCCGGACGGGACCGCGCTCGCGGGCCACTTAGACCGCGCGACGGTGTTCGCCGGCGAGCTGTACGTCCGGGCGTTCGATACGCACCTGGAGCGCGAACACGACGAGCCGACGGACCTGGACCTCTGGAACCTCTGA
- a CDS encoding 2'-5' RNA ligase family protein — translation MYSLNVPLPSAVTSLAGELARDLPLAEARRRGEHTLVAKRLGGGDHAVYANIEARARDALRGTAPFSVRITGVEQFEVAETGSSPVVYLAVESPELVALHERLCEAFDVVDGLEDGEYVPHVTVARGGDAAAAERLVGREIEPVEWTAEELEFYDAERGQWVSRVALPA, via the coding sequence GTGTACAGCCTGAACGTCCCGCTCCCGTCGGCGGTCACCTCGCTGGCCGGGGAGTTGGCCCGCGACCTGCCGCTCGCAGAGGCCCGGCGACGCGGCGAGCACACGCTGGTCGCCAAGCGCCTCGGCGGCGGCGACCACGCGGTCTACGCGAACATCGAAGCGCGAGCGCGGGACGCCCTGCGCGGGACGGCTCCCTTCTCCGTTCGGATCACCGGCGTGGAGCAGTTCGAAGTGGCCGAGACCGGCTCCTCGCCGGTCGTCTACCTCGCCGTCGAGAGCCCCGAACTGGTCGCGCTCCACGAGCGGCTCTGCGAGGCGTTCGACGTCGTCGACGGCCTGGAAGACGGCGAGTACGTCCCCCACGTCACGGTCGCCCGCGGGGGCGACGCGGCGGCGGCCGAGCGGCTGGTCGGCCGGGAGATAGAGCCGGTCGAGTGGACCGCCGAGGAACTCGAGTTCTACGACGCCGAGCGCGGGCAGTGGGTCAGCCGCGTGGCGCTGCCGGCCTGA
- a CDS encoding DUF7554 family protein codes for MDRGDIDVDTLLRIVLVLLVVWIALEIVEGLLGILGWLLGPLQPLLGLALVVLIVLYLTDRL; via the coding sequence ATGGACCGCGGAGACATCGACGTTGACACGCTGTTGCGCATCGTCCTCGTCCTCCTCGTCGTCTGGATCGCGCTGGAGATCGTCGAGGGGCTGCTCGGTATCCTCGGGTGGTTGCTCGGCCCGCTGCAGCCGCTCTTGGGACTGGCGCTCGTCGTCCTCATCGTGCTGTATCTGACCGATCGGCTCTGA
- a CDS encoding argininosuccinate synthase: protein MPEGNGTVALAFSGGLDTTVCVSLLKEEYGYDEVIGVTVDVGQPDYEFEEAEETAEALGVEQYVVDAKEEFADLCLKAVKANADYQGYPLGTALARPVIAKAILSVAEEEGCNGIAHGCTGKGNDQLRFEAIWRDSDMEVIAPVRELGLTREWENEYAQEKGLPVEGGDGGRYSIDTNLWSRSIEGSELEDPSTIPEDDIYKWTENPSDKDAELVDIEFEEGKAVAVDGDGLGKVELIEQLNEQAGSHGIGRTDMMEDRMLGLKVRENYEHPAATVLLTAHEALEGLVLTQEERQFKAQVDQQWSQKAYEGLVDAPLVSALEAFVDDTNERVTGSVTVKLEGGHCRPVSRESDYAVYSESAASFDEEDVTGGITQQDATGVAKYHGFQSRLANEILADARKNTAVTDGGSEGRERSERPSENANGETVSETANAESEE, encoded by the coding sequence ATGCCAGAAGGAAACGGAACCGTCGCGCTCGCCTTCTCCGGCGGGCTCGACACGACAGTCTGCGTCTCGCTGCTCAAAGAGGAGTACGGCTACGACGAGGTCATCGGCGTCACCGTCGACGTCGGCCAGCCCGACTACGAGTTCGAGGAGGCCGAGGAGACCGCCGAAGCGCTCGGCGTCGAGCAGTACGTCGTCGACGCCAAGGAGGAGTTCGCCGACCTCTGTCTGAAGGCCGTGAAGGCCAACGCCGACTACCAGGGCTACCCGCTCGGCACCGCGCTCGCGCGCCCGGTCATCGCCAAGGCCATCCTCTCGGTCGCCGAGGAGGAGGGCTGTAACGGCATCGCCCACGGCTGTACCGGCAAGGGCAACGACCAGCTTCGCTTCGAGGCCATCTGGCGCGACTCCGATATGGAGGTCATCGCCCCCGTCCGCGAACTCGGCCTGACCCGCGAGTGGGAGAACGAGTATGCCCAGGAGAAGGGCCTCCCCGTCGAGGGCGGCGACGGCGGCCGCTACTCCATCGACACGAACCTCTGGAGCCGCTCGATCGAGGGCTCCGAACTCGAAGACCCGTCGACGATCCCCGAGGACGACATCTACAAGTGGACCGAGAATCCCTCGGATAAGGACGCCGAACTGGTCGATATCGAGTTCGAGGAGGGGAAAGCCGTCGCCGTCGACGGCGACGGACTGGGGAAGGTCGAACTCATCGAGCAGCTCAACGAGCAGGCGGGCTCCCACGGTATCGGCCGCACCGATATGATGGAAGACCGCATGCTCGGGCTCAAGGTCCGCGAGAACTACGAGCACCCCGCGGCCACCGTCCTGCTGACCGCCCACGAGGCGCTGGAGGGCCTCGTCCTCACGCAGGAGGAACGCCAGTTCAAGGCCCAGGTCGACCAGCAGTGGTCCCAGAAGGCCTACGAGGGACTCGTCGACGCGCCGCTGGTCAGCGCGCTCGAAGCGTTCGTCGACGACACCAACGAGCGCGTCACCGGCTCCGTGACGGTGAAACTCGAAGGCGGTCACTGCCGTCCAGTCTCCCGCGAGTCCGACTACGCCGTCTACAGCGAATCGGCGGCCTCCTTCGACGAGGAGGACGTCACCGGCGGCATCACCCAGCAGGACGCCACCGGCGTCGCCAAGTACCACGGCTTCCAGTCCCGTCTGGCGAACGAGATCCTGGCCGACGCGCGCAAGAACACGGCGGTCACGGACGGTGGCAGCGAGGGGCGCGAACGGAGTGAGCGGCCCTCGGAGAACGCGAACGGTGAAACCGTGAGCGAGACAGCGAACGCGGAGTCGGAGGAATAA